Proteins from one Phyllobacterium zundukense genomic window:
- the efp gene encoding elongation factor P: MKINGNEIRTGNVIEHDGGLWVAVRTNHVKPGKGGAYNQVELKNLINGTKLNERFRSAETVEKVRLEQKDFSFLYEQGEALIFMDTDSYEQLELQKDFVGDRAAFLQDGMMVTVELYDERPIGISLPDYVTLAITEADPVVKGQTAASSYKPAVLENGIRVLVPPFISSGERIVVDTNELTYVRRAD, encoded by the coding sequence ATGAAAATCAACGGCAATGAAATCCGCACAGGCAACGTGATCGAACATGATGGCGGCCTCTGGGTTGCTGTCAGGACCAATCATGTCAAACCCGGCAAGGGTGGCGCTTACAATCAGGTGGAACTGAAAAACCTCATCAATGGCACGAAGCTGAATGAGCGTTTCCGCTCTGCCGAGACCGTTGAGAAGGTCCGCCTTGAACAGAAAGATTTCTCCTTCCTTTATGAGCAGGGCGAAGCATTGATTTTCATGGATACCGACAGTTACGAACAGCTTGAACTGCAAAAAGATTTTGTTGGTGATCGCGCCGCCTTCCTTCAGGACGGTATGATGGTCACGGTCGAGCTCTACGACGAGCGCCCGATCGGCATTTCTCTTCCAGACTATGTAACGCTGGCAATCACCGAAGCCGACCCGGTCGTCAAGGGTCAGACAGCGGCGTCTTCCTATAAACCTGCAGTTCTGGAAAACGGCATTCGCGTTCTCGTGCCCCCCTTTATCTCGTCGGGAGAACGTATCGTGGTTGATACCAACGAACTGACTTATGTTCGCCGCGCCGACTAA
- a CDS encoding MotA/TolQ/ExbB proton channel family protein, with amino-acid sequence MADFSSTRQGMDGDDFDPYRLSSPRFVLLSMAIFLAIVAFLAAILFRQISVFFTTNPGLNGLIVGVLVVGILLGFGQVIRLFPEVRWVNSFRKGNNDPNAKPIMLAPMRALIGRRQSMALSTSAMRSMLDSIAARLDETRDISRYLIGLLVFLGLLGTFWGLLETIGSIGQTIQSLDPRAGDANSVLDSLKAGLQSPLRGMGTAFSSSLFGLSGSLILGFLDLQAGRAQNRFYTELENWLSSVTDLGSDLHAFDAASSGASDELRALAERLQNIQETGGSSQRTTAALASLAEGIQGLVKNMRSEQQMMRDWVEKQSDEQKAIRQTLAKLGDAIARDKAN; translated from the coding sequence ATGGCTGATTTCAGTTCGACCCGCCAGGGTATGGACGGCGATGATTTTGATCCTTACCGGCTCTCCAGCCCGCGGTTCGTGCTTTTATCGATGGCGATCTTTCTGGCGATCGTTGCCTTTCTTGCTGCCATTCTATTTCGCCAGATATCGGTCTTCTTTACCACCAATCCCGGTCTCAATGGCTTGATTGTCGGCGTTCTTGTCGTGGGCATCCTCCTTGGGTTTGGCCAGGTTATCCGGTTGTTTCCTGAGGTTCGCTGGGTCAACTCGTTCCGAAAGGGCAACAATGATCCAAATGCCAAGCCAATCATGCTCGCGCCGATGCGCGCCCTCATCGGGCGACGCCAATCCATGGCGCTTTCAACCAGCGCGATGCGCTCCATGCTTGATTCTATCGCTGCGCGGCTTGATGAAACCCGTGATATCTCCCGTTATCTCATCGGCCTCCTGGTGTTTCTCGGTCTTCTGGGAACATTTTGGGGACTTCTTGAAACGATCGGCTCCATCGGCCAGACTATCCAGTCGCTTGACCCGCGGGCTGGCGATGCCAATAGCGTCCTCGACTCACTGAAGGCCGGACTTCAATCTCCGCTCCGCGGTATGGGCACGGCGTTCTCCTCCTCGCTCTTTGGCCTTTCCGGATCGCTCATACTTGGTTTTCTGGATTTGCAGGCTGGTCGGGCTCAAAACCGCTTCTACACCGAGTTGGAAAACTGGCTATCAAGTGTCACGGATCTTGGTTCCGACCTGCATGCGTTCGATGCCGCGAGCAGTGGTGCCTCCGATGAATTGCGGGCCTTGGCGGAACGCCTGCAAAACATCCAGGAGACCGGCGGATCGAGCCAACGTACGACTGCCGCCTTGGCGAGCCTTGCCGAAGGCATCCAGGGGCTTGTGAAGAACATGCGTTCCGAGCAGCAGATGATGCGCGACTGGGTGGAAAAACAGTCCGACGAGCAAAAGGCCATTCGTCAGACGCTCGCCAAATTGGGCGATGCTATCGCTCGCGACAAGGCAAACTGA
- a CDS encoding thiamine phosphate synthase: protein MNIEPTPRRCRIVLIAPPAASGDELATLLDDALSGGDVASVLLPAYEADEALFQTLAEIAVPIIQSAGVAAIIVGNTQIAGRVKADGLHIEGAAADIAANVTRFSPKMIVGTGNIKNRHTALEIGEAQPDYVLFGKIGADNKPEAHPRNIELAEWWASMVEIPCIIQAGNTLDSILDAVATGAEFIALGSAVFDGADPAGAVREANRLLDAHAPKFEE, encoded by the coding sequence ATGAACATCGAACCGACACCTCGACGCTGCCGTATCGTTTTGATCGCCCCTCCGGCTGCAAGCGGGGATGAACTTGCGACGCTGCTTGATGATGCGCTTTCCGGCGGAGATGTTGCTTCGGTATTGTTGCCCGCCTATGAAGCGGATGAGGCTTTGTTCCAGACCCTCGCTGAAATTGCCGTCCCGATTATCCAGAGCGCCGGTGTAGCAGCAATTATCGTCGGCAACACCCAGATCGCTGGACGAGTCAAGGCAGACGGTCTGCATATCGAGGGCGCGGCAGCTGACATTGCAGCCAATGTGACGCGCTTTTCGCCCAAAATGATCGTCGGTACCGGCAACATCAAGAATCGTCATACCGCACTGGAAATCGGTGAAGCCCAACCGGACTATGTTCTGTTCGGCAAAATCGGTGCGGATAATAAGCCTGAAGCGCACCCGCGCAACATCGAACTCGCTGAGTGGTGGGCATCCATGGTTGAAATCCCTTGTATCATTCAGGCGGGCAACACTCTCGACAGCATCCTCGATGCCGTGGCGACAGGCGCGGAGTTCATCGCTCTTGGTTCCGCCGTTTTTGATGGAGCAGATCCGGCAGGGGCTGTCCGGGAGGCCAACCGGCTTCTTGACGCGCACGCGCCTAAATTTGAGGAATAA
- a CDS encoding tetratricopeptide repeat protein, with protein sequence MGARSGRLVCSIAAALMAMPVLVAGGLAQTAQPPAAAPTTTPAPAMPASPETTPKQAKPKSPNDPALDTINPTRFGKGPEDDAFGAYQRGLYKTAYNLALPRAEAGDPNAQVLLAEILARGLGVPVNMQESANWYGKAADHGLPEAQFRYAVILLRGKYAPKDPKRAKELMKSAADAGNAPAEFNFGQILLQERPGATGVENAYPWFQKAADKGLPDGEYALSQILANGTLTIPRDDAKARQYLAKAAAKGYDTAQLDLGSWLVTGRGGAKNYKAGFGWMLRAATGGNVAAQGRLAKLYRDGIGVDGDFIKAAAWYIVAKRAGLNDPELESFMAGLDDSQTQAAIAEANKLQ encoded by the coding sequence ATGGGAGCAAGATCAGGAAGGCTCGTCTGTTCTATTGCGGCCGCACTGATGGCCATGCCGGTTTTGGTCGCGGGAGGCCTTGCCCAAACCGCTCAACCACCTGCGGCGGCACCGACGACGACTCCTGCGCCGGCCATGCCGGCCTCGCCCGAAACGACTCCGAAGCAAGCCAAGCCTAAATCACCCAATGATCCCGCTCTCGATACGATCAACCCGACGCGGTTCGGCAAAGGTCCGGAAGACGACGCTTTTGGCGCGTACCAACGCGGCCTCTACAAAACGGCCTACAATCTGGCTTTGCCCCGCGCGGAGGCCGGCGATCCAAATGCCCAGGTCCTCCTTGCAGAAATTCTGGCCCGTGGTCTTGGCGTCCCGGTTAACATGCAGGAATCCGCAAACTGGTACGGCAAAGCTGCCGATCACGGATTACCAGAAGCGCAATTCCGCTACGCTGTAATTCTTCTCCGGGGAAAATATGCTCCAAAGGACCCCAAGAGGGCCAAGGAATTGATGAAGTCTGCGGCGGACGCGGGAAATGCTCCGGCAGAGTTCAATTTTGGCCAAATCCTGCTACAAGAACGGCCAGGCGCCACAGGTGTCGAAAACGCTTATCCCTGGTTTCAGAAAGCGGCAGACAAGGGTCTTCCCGATGGTGAATATGCGCTCAGCCAGATTCTCGCCAATGGCACACTGACTATTCCGCGAGATGACGCCAAGGCGCGGCAGTATTTGGCGAAAGCCGCTGCGAAGGGTTACGACACGGCTCAACTAGATCTGGGCAGCTGGCTCGTTACGGGCCGTGGCGGGGCAAAAAACTATAAAGCCGGTTTCGGCTGGATGTTGCGCGCGGCGACGGGCGGCAATGTCGCAGCGCAGGGGCGTCTCGCCAAACTTTACCGCGACGGCATTGGGGTCGACGGCGATTTCATCAAGGCTGCGGCATGGTACATCGTGGCCAAACGCGCAGGGCTGAATGATCCGGAGCTTGAATCGTTCATGGCTGGCCTTGATGATAGTCAGACCCAAGCCGCAATCGCGGAAGCAAATAAATTGCAGTGA
- a CDS encoding M20 aminoacylase family protein produces the protein MPLINRAHEMQQHVAEWRRHLHENPELMYDVHETSRFAAEKLRDFGCDSVETGIGKTGLVGIIRGRHGDGPVIGFRADMDALPITEASGKSWTSNIPGKMHACGHDGHTAMLLGAAQYLAETRNFKGTIAVIFQPAEEGGAGALAMIDDGLMERFGISEVYGMHNAPGLPIGQFATRKGSIMAATNEFEIIVTGRGGHAAKPQATVDPVVISAHIILALQSIISRETDPLNSLVISVTQLNGGDASNVIPDVIKLGGTVRTLSPEVRAFAQQRLTEVAESTAAVFGGKAEVNYHQGYPVTFNHARETDFAIGVAQTIVGTAAVISDMPPVMGAEDFSYMLEKRPGAFVFIGNGDTASLHNSAYDFNDDAIPYGISYWVSLAETALAA, from the coding sequence ATGCCGTTGATCAACCGCGCTCATGAGATGCAGCAGCACGTCGCCGAATGGCGCCGTCACCTGCACGAAAATCCGGAGCTCATGTATGACGTGCATGAAACGTCGCGGTTTGCCGCCGAGAAACTGCGCGACTTTGGCTGCGACAGTGTCGAGACCGGCATTGGCAAGACCGGCCTCGTCGGCATCATCCGTGGGCGGCATGGTGATGGGCCAGTGATCGGGTTTCGCGCGGATATGGACGCTTTGCCGATAACCGAAGCGAGCGGAAAATCCTGGACATCCAATATACCCGGAAAGATGCACGCATGCGGCCATGATGGCCACACCGCGATGCTGCTTGGTGCCGCACAGTATCTTGCCGAAACCCGTAACTTCAAAGGTACGATCGCTGTCATTTTCCAGCCTGCTGAAGAAGGCGGTGCTGGCGCGCTTGCCATGATCGACGATGGTTTGATGGAGCGTTTCGGGATCAGCGAAGTTTATGGCATGCATAACGCGCCCGGGCTCCCGATTGGTCAATTCGCTACGCGCAAGGGTTCGATCATGGCGGCAACTAACGAGTTCGAGATAATTGTAACGGGGCGAGGCGGTCACGCGGCAAAGCCTCAAGCGACCGTCGATCCGGTGGTGATTTCCGCCCACATCATTCTCGCCCTGCAGTCAATCATCTCCCGTGAGACCGATCCTCTGAATTCGCTTGTCATATCCGTGACACAGCTCAATGGAGGCGACGCGTCCAATGTCATCCCGGATGTCATCAAGCTTGGCGGTACAGTAAGGACCCTCTCTCCGGAAGTCCGTGCGTTCGCGCAACAACGGCTGACCGAAGTCGCTGAATCGACTGCTGCGGTCTTTGGCGGCAAGGCAGAAGTCAATTATCATCAAGGTTATCCCGTGACGTTCAACCATGCGCGGGAAACCGATTTCGCTATCGGCGTCGCCCAAACGATTGTTGGCACCGCTGCTGTGATATCAGACATGCCGCCAGTGATGGGCGCTGAGGATTTCTCCTATATGCTGGAGAAACGGCCCGGCGCCTTTGTCTTTATCGGCAACGGCGATACTGCGAGCCTCCACAATTCGGCTTATGACTTCAATGATGACGCGATCCCTTATGGCATCAGTTACTGGGTCTCATTGGCGGAAACGGCGTTGGCCGCCTGA
- a CDS encoding peptidoglycan -binding protein, which produces MALGRNRKAIRHVDYWPGFVDALSTLLLSIMFLLSVFVLAQFLLSQEITGKDAVLNRLNSQINELTQLLSLEQGNKQDLEDTIANLQASLTSAQNEQSRLQSLLSQGAGAGAAAEGKITELSTGLENEKQISARALSQVEILNQQIMALRKQIGALEAALNASESRDKESNAKIADLGKRLNVALAQRVQELNRYRSDFFGRLREILSDRENIRIVGDRFVFQSEVLFPSGTAILNPAGSDEMKKLAAALLDLQKEIPDDINWVLRVDGHTDDVALSGTGQFRDNWELSSARAISVVKFLIANGVPANRLVAAGFGEFQPLEPGVAPEVRARNRRIELKLTER; this is translated from the coding sequence ATGGCTCTGGGTCGTAACCGCAAAGCCATTCGCCATGTCGATTATTGGCCAGGCTTCGTTGACGCGCTGTCGACGCTGCTCCTGTCGATCATGTTCTTGCTCTCGGTATTCGTGCTTGCACAGTTTCTCTTGAGCCAGGAAATTACCGGCAAGGATGCGGTACTCAATCGGCTTAACTCGCAGATCAACGAGCTTACACAGCTTTTATCGCTGGAACAGGGCAACAAGCAGGATCTCGAAGATACAATCGCCAATTTGCAAGCTTCACTGACGAGCGCGCAGAATGAGCAGTCGCGGCTTCAGTCACTGCTTTCCCAAGGCGCTGGCGCCGGGGCGGCGGCGGAGGGCAAGATTACTGAGCTGTCGACCGGGCTTGAGAACGAAAAGCAGATCAGCGCTCGCGCACTTTCGCAGGTCGAAATTCTTAATCAACAGATCATGGCATTGCGCAAACAGATCGGTGCCCTCGAGGCGGCGCTCAACGCATCGGAATCGCGTGACAAGGAATCGAACGCCAAGATTGCCGACCTCGGCAAGCGGCTCAACGTCGCTCTCGCGCAACGCGTGCAGGAGCTTAATCGCTATCGCTCGGACTTTTTCGGCCGTCTGCGTGAAATTCTTTCCGACAGGGAGAACATCCGCATAGTCGGCGACCGTTTCGTCTTTCAGTCGGAAGTGCTGTTTCCGTCAGGAACAGCGATCCTCAATCCGGCCGGTTCCGATGAGATGAAGAAGCTTGCAGCCGCCTTGCTCGATCTGCAGAAGGAAATTCCTGATGACATCAACTGGGTTCTGCGCGTCGATGGCCACACGGACGACGTCGCTCTTTCCGGGACCGGTCAATTCAGAGACAATTGGGAGCTTTCGTCGGCACGCGCCATTTCGGTCGTCAAATTCCTCATCGCCAATGGTGTTCCGGCAAATCGCCTTGTCGCCGCGGGCTTCGGCGAGTTCCAACCGCTTGAACCGGGGGTAGCACCTGAAGTACGAGCCCGCAATCGCCGTATTGAGCTGAAACTGACTGAACGCTAG
- a CDS encoding inositol monophosphatase family protein, with protein MARSAILNVMVQAAMKAGRSLARDFGEVQNLQVSLKGPGDYVSQADKKAEEIVYTELRRARPDYSFLMEESGVVEGSDSQHRWLVDPLDGTTNFLHGIPIFAVSIALERQGQIVAGVIFNPAMDELYTAERGGGAFLNDRRLRVSGRSKLVDSVIGTGVPHLGRGDHGNYLLQMRNVMAEVSGIRRMGAAALDLAYVAAGRLDGFWEEGLSPWDIGAGIIMIREAGGFVTNLDGEQDVIDSKAIIAGNEAIQRALLKTLKKPI; from the coding sequence ATGGCGCGTTCAGCGATTCTCAACGTAATGGTGCAGGCTGCTATGAAAGCCGGCCGCTCGCTCGCTCGCGATTTTGGCGAAGTACAGAACTTGCAGGTCTCGTTGAAAGGACCTGGCGACTATGTCAGCCAGGCCGACAAGAAAGCCGAAGAAATCGTCTATACCGAACTGCGCCGGGCCCGTCCTGACTACAGCTTCCTGATGGAAGAATCAGGCGTTGTCGAGGGCAGTGACAGCCAGCACAGATGGCTGGTCGATCCACTCGACGGCACCACCAATTTCCTGCATGGCATTCCGATTTTTGCCGTTTCGATTGCGCTGGAACGTCAGGGCCAGATCGTGGCCGGCGTCATTTTCAATCCGGCCATGGACGAGCTCTATACAGCAGAGCGCGGCGGCGGGGCATTTCTCAACGACCGCCGGCTGCGCGTTTCAGGGCGCAGCAAACTGGTTGACTCCGTCATAGGTACCGGCGTTCCCCACCTCGGTCGCGGCGACCACGGCAACTACCTTTTGCAGATGCGCAACGTCATGGCCGAAGTATCCGGTATCCGCCGCATGGGCGCCGCCGCTCTCGATCTGGCCTATGTAGCGGCGGGCCGTCTCGACGGCTTCTGGGAAGAAGGTCTTTCACCGTGGGATATTGGCGCCGGTATCATCATGATCCGTGAGGCTGGAGGCTTCGTCACAAATCTCGATGGCGAGCAAGACGTGATCGATAGTAAAGCTATCATCGCGGGTAATGAGGCAATCCAACGTGCTCTTCTTAAGACCTTGAAAAAGCCAATCTAA